Proteins encoded together in one Catellatospora citrea window:
- a CDS encoding sodium-translocating pyrophosphatase: MSGSTLAAPGGELTLTGENVSYVVVAAVVALVALGFAAVLVKSVLATGKGTEKMQEIAGAVQEGASAYLFRQFKTLGIFVVLAVILLFLLPVHGDGDNDTALKIGRSAFFVVGALFSAFIGGAGMAMATRANLRVAAAAREAEGGREAAMAIAFRTGGVVGFMTVGLGLFGAALVVFIYRADAATVLEGFGFGAALLAMFMRVGGGIFTKAADVGADLVGKVEQGIPEDDPRNAATIADNVGDNVGDCAGMAADLFESYAVTLVAALILGRAAFGEEGLIFPLIVSTIGVLIAIVGVFLTRLRKSDKNGLQAINRAFYISAALSAVVVAGASLYYLPKTFAELGKPEISGNPQIVAIGAVVIGIVLAAAIQALTGYFTETGRRPVQDIGKSSETGPATVVLAGISVGLESAVYSALLIGGAVYGAFLLGGGTLVVSLFAIALAGCGLLTTVGVIVAMDTFGPISDNAQGIAEMSGDIDEQGARTLTELDAVGNTTKAITKGIAIATAVLAATALFGSYTDTLGVSLAEAGETAEGFVNSMLNVANPANLVGLLIGVSVVFLFSGLAINAVSRSAGAVVHEVRRQFRELPGIMDGTQRPEYGKVVDICTRDAQRELMTPGLLAVLAPIAVGFGLGAGALAAYLAGAIGAGTLMAVFLANSGGAWDNAKKMVEDGAHGGKGSSSHEATIIGDTVGDPFKDTAGPAINPLLKVMNLVSLLIAPAVVALWYGSTENATARNLIALGATAVIVVAVVISKRKPITVGGDDQGKADAAPTQREKVNA; this comes from the coding sequence ATGTCCGGGTCCACTCTCGCCGCTCCTGGCGGCGAGCTGACCCTTACCGGCGAAAACGTTTCGTACGTGGTCGTCGCGGCTGTGGTCGCACTGGTGGCGCTGGGTTTTGCCGCCGTGCTGGTCAAGTCCGTGCTTGCAACCGGTAAGGGCACCGAAAAGATGCAGGAGATTGCGGGGGCCGTCCAAGAGGGCGCCTCGGCATACCTGTTCCGCCAGTTCAAGACGCTCGGCATCTTCGTGGTGCTCGCGGTCATCCTGCTCTTCCTGCTGCCGGTCCACGGCGACGGTGACAACGACACCGCGCTGAAGATCGGCCGTTCCGCGTTCTTCGTGGTGGGCGCGCTGTTCAGCGCCTTCATCGGCGGCGCCGGCATGGCCATGGCGACCCGCGCCAACCTGCGGGTGGCCGCGGCGGCCCGCGAGGCCGAGGGTGGCCGCGAGGCCGCCATGGCGATCGCCTTCCGCACCGGTGGTGTGGTCGGCTTCATGACCGTCGGCCTGGGCCTGTTCGGCGCGGCGCTGGTGGTCTTCATCTACCGCGCCGACGCCGCGACCGTGCTGGAGGGCTTCGGCTTCGGCGCCGCGCTGCTCGCGATGTTCATGCGGGTCGGCGGCGGCATCTTCACCAAGGCCGCGGACGTCGGCGCGGACCTGGTCGGCAAGGTCGAGCAGGGCATCCCCGAGGACGACCCGCGCAATGCGGCGACCATCGCCGACAACGTGGGCGACAACGTCGGCGACTGCGCCGGCATGGCCGCCGACCTGTTCGAGTCGTACGCGGTGACCCTGGTCGCGGCCCTGATCCTGGGCCGGGCCGCGTTCGGCGAGGAAGGCCTGATCTTCCCGCTGATCGTCTCCACCATCGGTGTGCTGATCGCGATCGTCGGCGTGTTCCTGACCCGCCTGCGCAAGTCCGACAAGAACGGCCTGCAGGCGATCAACCGTGCCTTCTACATCTCGGCCGCGCTGTCCGCGGTCGTGGTGGCCGGCGCCTCGCTGTACTACCTCCCGAAGACCTTCGCCGAGCTCGGCAAGCCCGAGATCAGCGGCAACCCGCAGATCGTGGCCATCGGCGCGGTCGTCATCGGTATCGTGCTGGCCGCCGCCATCCAGGCGCTGACCGGCTACTTCACCGAGACCGGGCGCCGCCCGGTGCAGGACATCGGCAAGTCGTCGGAGACCGGCCCGGCCACCGTGGTGCTCGCGGGCATCAGCGTCGGCCTGGAGTCGGCCGTCTACTCGGCGCTGCTCATCGGCGGCGCGGTGTACGGCGCGTTCCTGCTGGGCGGCGGCACGCTGGTCGTGTCGCTGTTCGCCATCGCGCTGGCCGGCTGCGGCCTGCTGACCACCGTCGGCGTCATCGTGGCCATGGACACCTTCGGTCCGATCTCCGACAACGCGCAGGGCATCGCGGAGATGTCCGGCGACATCGACGAGCAGGGTGCGCGCACCCTGACCGAGCTCGACGCGGTCGGCAACACCACCAAGGCGATCACCAAGGGCATCGCGATCGCGACGGCCGTGCTGGCGGCGACCGCGCTGTTCGGGTCGTACACCGACACCCTCGGCGTCTCGCTGGCCGAGGCGGGTGAGACCGCGGAAGGCTTCGTCAACTCGATGCTCAACGTGGCGAACCCGGCCAACCTGGTCGGCCTGCTGATCGGCGTGTCGGTCGTCTTCCTGTTCTCGGGTCTGGCCATCAACGCGGTGTCGCGTTCGGCCGGCGCGGTGGTGCACGAGGTGCGCCGCCAGTTCCGCGAGCTGCCGGGCATCATGGACGGCACGCAGCGGCCCGAGTACGGCAAGGTCGTCGACATCTGCACCCGCGACGCCCAGCGTGAGCTGATGACCCCGGGCCTGCTCGCGGTCCTCGCCCCGATCGCCGTCGGCTTCGGCCTCGGCGCGGGCGCGCTGGCGGCGTACCTGGCCGGCGCCATCGGCGCGGGCACCCTGATGGCGGTGTTCCTGGCCAACTCCGGTGGCGCCTGGGACAACGCGAAGAAGATGGTCGAGGACGGCGCGCACGGCGGCAAGGGCTCGTCGTCGCACGAGGCGACCATCATCGGTGACACGGTCGGCGACCCGTTCAAGGACACCGCCGGTCCGGCCATCAACCCGCTGCTCAAGGTCATGAACCTGGTGTCGCTGCTGATCGCCCCCGCCGTGGTGGCGCTCTGGTACGGCAGCACCGAGAACGCGACCGCGCGCAACCTGATCGCCCTCGGCGCGACCGCGGTCATCGTGGTGGCCGTGGTCATCAGCAAGCGGAAGCCGATCACCGTCGGCGGCGACGACCAGGGAAAAGCTGACGCTGCGCCCACGCAGCGCGAGAAGGTCAACGCCTGA
- a CDS encoding M15 family metallopeptidase yields MVLLSDTAVVETPVAECDECLVDLRGVGALRIDPRLADGDGAFAHVRLSVVDRLVTAQTLLPAGMRLLIVECYRPLTLQQEYFESHKQRLRGIQPGHDEAWYHRRASRYISPPEVAPHVAGAAVDLTLCTTDGSELWMGTQVNDTDSEACHTDSENVSAEAARNRRYLCDALTSVGMVNYPTEWWHWSYGDRYWAHVTGAPTARYGPVKSLPVPTGAVPA; encoded by the coding sequence ATGGTGCTCCTGTCAGACACGGCGGTCGTGGAGACGCCGGTGGCCGAGTGCGACGAGTGCCTGGTCGATCTGCGCGGCGTCGGCGCGCTGCGGATCGATCCACGCCTGGCCGACGGCGACGGGGCCTTCGCCCACGTACGCCTGAGCGTGGTGGACCGGCTGGTCACCGCCCAGACGCTGCTGCCCGCGGGGATGCGGCTGCTGATCGTCGAGTGCTACCGCCCGCTCACGCTGCAGCAGGAGTACTTCGAATCGCACAAGCAGCGGCTGCGGGGCATCCAGCCCGGCCACGACGAGGCCTGGTATCACCGCCGGGCCAGCCGGTACATCTCCCCGCCCGAGGTCGCCCCGCACGTCGCGGGCGCCGCGGTGGACCTGACGCTGTGCACCACCGACGGCAGCGAGCTGTGGATGGGCACCCAGGTCAACGACACCGACAGCGAGGCCTGCCACACCGACTCGGAGAACGTCTCCGCCGAGGCCGCCCGCAACCGGCGCTACCTGTGCGACGCGCTGACCTCGGTCGGCATGGTGAACTACCCGACCGAGTGGTGGCACTGGTCCTACGGCGACCGGTACTGGGCGCACGTCACCGGCGCGCCGACGGCCCGCTACGGCCCGGTGAAGTCGCTACCCGTCCCGACCGGAGCCGTGCCGGCCTGA